The Aurantiacibacter gangjinensis genome includes a region encoding these proteins:
- a CDS encoding saccharopine dehydrogenase family protein: MTDTKFDIVLYGATSFVGQIVARYMHEQFSDGSVSWAIAARSKSKMEDVAAEIGMSDIEMIVADARDEAALAAMCARAKVVISTVGPYALYGDTLVKVCAESGTHYCDLTGEPHWIAKMLGQHEAKAKQTGARIVHCCGFDSIPSDLGVHFLQSQAKASHGEACERIDMRVMRAKGGASGGTVASMIEMVKEASGNKELQRQLKNPYSLCPPDHDFSVRQPSVGLSFDERVNSWIAPFIMAAINTRIVHRSNALSGNAYGTTFKYEEAMATGRGGRGKRCARLTKWGLGALTVGLAVPPTRWLLENVFLPKPGEGPSPEEQRNGMFDMLFIGTTDSGKEVRCRVTGDRDPGYGSTAKMLAQAAACLAQDVPDEIPGGFWTPATLLGDKLVQRLQAHSGLTFAVESVR; the protein is encoded by the coding sequence ATGACCGACACCAAATTCGACATCGTCTTGTACGGCGCGACCAGCTTTGTCGGCCAGATCGTCGCGCGCTACATGCATGAACAGTTTTCCGATGGCTCGGTTAGCTGGGCTATCGCTGCGCGCTCGAAATCGAAGATGGAGGATGTCGCCGCCGAAATCGGGATGTCCGATATCGAAATGATTGTAGCGGATGCGCGTGACGAGGCGGCGCTTGCGGCCATGTGCGCGCGGGCGAAGGTCGTCATCTCGACGGTCGGGCCATATGCGCTTTACGGCGATACGCTGGTGAAGGTCTGTGCCGAGAGCGGTACGCATTATTGCGACCTGACCGGCGAACCGCACTGGATTGCCAAGATGCTTGGGCAGCACGAGGCGAAGGCGAAGCAGACGGGCGCGCGCATCGTGCATTGCTGCGGGTTCGATTCCATCCCCTCAGACCTCGGCGTTCATTTCCTGCAATCCCAAGCCAAGGCCAGTCATGGCGAAGCGTGCGAGCGGATCGACATGCGCGTGATGCGCGCCAAGGGCGGGGCATCGGGGGGCACGGTCGCCAGCATGATCGAAATGGTGAAGGAAGCGTCGGGCAATAAGGAGCTGCAGCGCCAGCTGAAAAACCCTTACAGCCTTTGCCCGCCCGACCATGACTTTTCGGTCCGCCAGCCCAGCGTCGGCCTTTCTTTCGACGAGCGGGTGAATAGCTGGATCGCACCGTTCATCATGGCGGCGATCAATACCCGCATCGTCCATCGCTCCAACGCGCTGAGCGGAAATGCCTATGGCACCACCTTCAAATACGAGGAGGCTATGGCGACGGGGCGGGGCGGCAGGGGCAAGCGTTGTGCGCGGCTGACGAAATGGGGGCTGGGGGCGCTGACGGTCGGGCTGGCCGTGCCGCCGACGCGCTGGCTGCTGGAGAACGTGTTTCTCCCGAAACCGGGGGAAGGGCCGAGCCCTGAGGAGCAGCGCAATGGCATGTTCGACATGCTGTTCATCGGTACTACCGACTCGGGCAAGGAGGTGCGCTGCCGTGTCACCGGCGACCGTGATCCGGGCTATGGTTCGACGGCGAAAATGCTGGCCCAAGCCGCTGCTTGCCTAGCTCAGGATGTGCCGGACGAGATACCGGGCGGGTTCTGGACGCCTGCCACATTATTGGGAGACAAGCTGGTGCAGCGCCTGCAGGCGCATTCCGGCCTGACCTTCGCGGTTGAGAGCGTGCGCTGA
- a CDS encoding FadR/GntR family transcriptional regulator, with translation MILPLANAGTEGLICIMSSSPSRTGTRLYQTLAEKISRMIISGKFQPGDRLPAERELASMFEVSRPTVREAIIALEIEGQVEVRLGSGVYVISRTPTNEGVEQDIGAFELTEARLLIEGEAAALAASNITDDEVAELEKLVDEMEAANKSGAGAGEMVDERFHAFLAGCTHNSAMQSAVQHLWTARNRSPQCILAFEKSRTKGHKPVIDEHRAIVEALRSRDPAAARSAMRDHLGRVLQYLLDSTETEAIEEAKAKAAAQRDRYRISNRL, from the coding sequence ATGATCCTGCCGCTTGCAAATGCCGGTACGGAAGGGCTAATTTGCATCATGAGCTCAAGCCCGTCACGAACCGGCACGCGTTTATACCAAACGCTCGCCGAAAAAATCTCGCGCATGATCATCTCCGGAAAGTTTCAACCCGGAGATCGTCTGCCCGCCGAGCGGGAATTGGCATCCATGTTCGAGGTGAGCCGGCCGACGGTGCGTGAAGCCATTATTGCGCTGGAGATCGAGGGACAGGTCGAGGTTCGCCTGGGATCGGGTGTTTATGTCATCAGCCGGACGCCAACGAATGAAGGCGTAGAGCAGGATATCGGCGCGTTCGAGCTTACTGAAGCCCGCTTGCTCATCGAGGGCGAGGCCGCCGCGCTTGCCGCGAGCAACATTACCGATGATGAAGTCGCTGAACTCGAAAAGCTGGTCGACGAAATGGAAGCCGCTAACAAGTCCGGGGCCGGTGCGGGCGAAATGGTCGACGAGCGTTTCCACGCCTTTTTGGCAGGATGCACGCACAACAGCGCCATGCAATCAGCCGTCCAACATCTCTGGACTGCGCGCAACAGGTCGCCCCAGTGCATTCTGGCGTTCGAAAAGTCTCGGACAAAAGGACACAAGCCTGTAATCGACGAGCATCGCGCCATCGTAGAAGCCTTGCGGTCGAGGGATCCCGCAGCGGCCCGATCCGCCATGCGCGATCATCTTGGCCGGGTGCTGCAATATCTGCTCGACTCCACAGAAACTGAAGCAATCGAGGAAGCAAAGGCAAAAGCTGCGGCGCAGCGGGATCGCTATCGGATCAGCAATCGCCTTTAG
- a CDS encoding mandelate racemase/muconate lactonizing enzyme family protein, producing the protein MRNSSKACNRRGALKAAAAGLGAGMGLVAAPAFAQLAGHVGQITIASVEAFAVRRAIFVKVTASDGTAGWGEAGHSGGRLVADVVRREIAPLYEGEDVFNGYGLWAKGYYEVDELGPGGLASQALAGVDCALWDLRGKLLGVPVWALLGGKVRDSFPVYGSFSRSLGEDRLMTPDDAARRAVELMEEGFRAIKVRMAIREEGVDPADDPTMPTARAVRQAIGDDVPLYVDANNGYRAARAIIVGRALYEELGVEVFEEPCAMHHYASTREVSDACDIMVANGEHEYTPFAFRDLIDQAKPDLLNPDVSKLSGLTPGIMVASMAYVRDLPISVHNARPTLLSAAHTHYVAWAETANRTQEHPGRVRLASLWDYFEETMLPVDGIMQVPDTPGLGLTPIEERIRADAN; encoded by the coding sequence ATGCGCAATAGCTCAAAGGCCTGCAACCGCCGTGGCGCGCTCAAGGCGGCCGCCGCGGGTTTGGGCGCGGGCATGGGACTCGTCGCTGCGCCCGCTTTTGCGCAGCTGGCGGGCCATGTCGGTCAAATCACGATCGCATCTGTCGAAGCCTTTGCCGTGCGCAGGGCGATCTTCGTGAAAGTCACGGCGAGCGATGGGACCGCAGGGTGGGGCGAGGCTGGACATTCCGGCGGTCGACTGGTTGCCGACGTCGTGCGCCGGGAAATAGCTCCGCTCTACGAAGGCGAAGACGTTTTCAATGGTTATGGCTTGTGGGCAAAGGGCTATTACGAAGTCGATGAACTGGGCCCCGGCGGCTTGGCGAGCCAAGCGCTGGCCGGGGTCGACTGCGCCCTGTGGGATTTGCGCGGGAAGCTGCTGGGTGTGCCCGTCTGGGCGCTTCTGGGCGGCAAGGTCCGCGATAGTTTCCCGGTTTACGGATCTTTCAGCAGGAGTCTCGGCGAGGATCGCCTGATGACCCCGGACGATGCGGCCCGCCGCGCAGTCGAATTGATGGAAGAGGGCTTCCGAGCCATCAAGGTGCGCATGGCTATCCGGGAGGAGGGCGTGGACCCGGCAGACGATCCGACGATGCCTACCGCGCGCGCCGTCAGGCAGGCGATCGGCGACGATGTGCCGCTCTATGTCGATGCCAACAACGGTTATCGCGCTGCGAGGGCAATCATCGTGGGCAGGGCGCTATACGAAGAATTGGGCGTCGAGGTCTTTGAAGAGCCCTGCGCGATGCACCACTATGCAAGCACGCGTGAGGTTTCGGATGCATGCGATATCATGGTCGCCAATGGTGAGCACGAGTACACGCCTTTCGCCTTTCGCGACCTTATCGATCAAGCAAAACCGGACCTGCTGAATCCCGATGTGTCCAAACTTTCTGGTCTGACGCCCGGGATTATGGTGGCATCGATGGCGTATGTCCGTGATCTGCCGATCTCGGTCCACAATGCGCGGCCCACTCTGCTTTCGGCAGCGCACACGCATTATGTGGCATGGGCGGAAACGGCAAACCGGACGCAGGAACATCCGGGCAGAGTTCGCTTGGCCAGCCTCTGGGACTATTTCGAGGAGACGATGCTTCCGGTCGATGGAATCATGCAAGTGCCCGATACGCCCGGTCTGGGTCTGACGCCGATCGAGGAGCGCATTCGCGCCGACGCAAACTAG